The nucleotide sequence AAGATGGTCTCTTGTGTTTCAGTTATCATCATTCGACAATAGACGGCTGGATGGCAATATACGATTCTGTCACTAAAGCTGGTTTTGACATTGTAGCTGCTCACCCGGTAAAAGCTGAAATGTCTGTTGCCAGCCCTAAAAGTGCAGCAAAAGATCCTATCAATCTTGATGCAATCTTGGTTTGTAAAAAGGAAGTTAATCCGCCAAAAATTGAGAACCCACAGGACGAAATCTTTTCTCGGTTCAGTGATTATATTGAACGATTCAACGCTGTTGAAAGAAATCTAAGTTCAGGGGACCGCTTTGTAATTGCTTGCTCTCAGGCAATTACGGTTGCTTCATGCCTTCGAATGGATAGAGGATCGACGATTGACTTGGTTAAATGGTCTGTTGAAACATGTGTTCAGCGTAAAAAGATATCACTTAAATGACCAGAGCGGGATTCTGTTTTACATAAAAAGTCATCAATGGGCGGACATCGATAATTTTGTTCAATTAATACGATTTTATCAATACACTCTGATTGCCATATTAAGAGTATGAAAAATAACAGGTACCGTGCATAAAAACATGGGCGCTGGTACCAATATTGACTTTGTTGTGTAACATATACCCTACAGATTTCAAGATGGATCGCGACGGCAAGGGAGCGAATCCCCGGGAGCATAGATAACGATGTGATCGGGGGTGAGTGAGTGCAGCTAACAAAGAGGCATCTTGAAATCCATAGAGTATGGCTAATTAAAACCTGTGTTTCTTTTACTTATCGATAAGATTTTATAGCATAAATAGTACAATTTATATCATATAAAATACGGATTTTTTCTAGGTAAACTTTGTTTTAAATAATATCTTTAAATAACCATTCCACTGATAATGACCGCCAGTCGATTAAACAATTCACTAAACATACGCTCGGTAAATGGCGCTAACATCGGGATTAAAAGCGTGAGTACCAATATACCGGTAGTCAGTGTTAACGGAAAACCGACCACAAAGATGGAAAGTTGTGGTGTCATCCGGTTTAAAATCCCTAATGATAAATTCAGTGTTAATAATAGTGTTATTAATGGCAGAGCCAGCATCATGCCGTTGATAAATATCATACTGGCGCTTTGTGCTAGCAGTAAAAATCCTTGAGCACTGAGTTGCAGTGGTTGTATCGGTAGAATCTGGAATGTGTCTGCCAGAACCGATAATAGCCATAGGTGACCGTCAAAGGCCAAAAATAACAGTAAGGTCAAGAGGTTAAAGATTCGCGCCAAAATAGGCATATTCGGGCCGCCGGAGGGATCAAAAAAGGTAGCGAATGAGAGCCCCATTTGTAAACCAATCACTTCACCGGCATAACGTACTGCTGCAAAGGCAATTTGCATTGTCAGGCCAAGTGATGCCCCAATCAGGATTTGCTGGAGCATCACCCAGAATGCGGTAACAGAGAAAATAGGCACTTGCGCAGGTTGCAGGTTTGGCATCAAGAGCAGTGTTACCATCACGGCCAGTCCAATTTTGACTTTCTTAGGTGCCTGTTTTTCACTGAATAATGGCGCAGTACTGAACAGCGCAAGCACCCGAACCAGCGGCCAGAAAAATTCACTGACGAACTGGATCAGCATTTCACTGTTAAAAGAGATCATAATTAGCCAATTATCACAGGGATGCTGCTGTAGAGTTCACGCATGTAGTCCAGAAATAGGTTTAGCATCCAAGGTCCGGCGATAACGGTAGTGACAAATACCGCCAGAATTTTGGGAATAAATGATAGTGTCATTTCGTTAACCTGTGTTGCCGCTTGCAACAAGCTCACGATTAAACCACATAATAAAGCCGCTAACAGCAACGGCGCAGCCAGCGCCAGCGCGACTTTCATGGCTTCTGTTCCCAATGCCATGACTGATTCAGGAGTCATAATGTTTGCCTCTTTTCAGGTCAACCGTAAAAACTTTGTGCCAGAGAACCCAGTAGTAATTGCCAGCCGTCAACCAGAACAAATAGCATGAGTTTGAAGGGCAGTGAGATGGTAGCAGGGGGGACCATCATCATCCCCAACGCCATCAATACGCTGGCGACCACCAGGTCAATAATCAAAAATGGAATAAACAGGGTAAAACCAATCTGAAAAGCGGTTTTTAGTTCGCTGGTAATAAATGCTGGCATCAGTACTCGCATAGGAACGGAATCGGCGGTTTCAAACGGCGGCTGATCAGCAAGACGAGCAAACAGCGCTAAATCGTTTTCCCTTGTCTGACGCAACATAAATTGCCGTAATGGCTTGGCACCATTTTCTAAAGCGGTTTCCAGACTGATTTTATCTTCACTAAAAGGCAGATAAGCATCTTGATAAACTTTATCGAAAACCGGTGACATAATGAAAAATGTCATAAATAGCGCCAGTCCAAGTAGAACCTGATTAGGTGGTGCCGATGGGGTGCCTAAAGCATTACGCAGTAAACCCAACACGATAATGATGCGGGTAAAACTGGTCATCATGAGTAAGGCGGCGGGAATAAAGGTCAGCGCGGTAATGAAAACTAACGTTTGAACCGGTAGTGACCAGCTTTGTCCACCGTTTGCCAGCGGTTGACTGATGATGCCCGGCAACTGTGCCGCGGCATCCATCGGTAAAATAAGCGCAGCGAGTATCATCCCCAGGCGGCATGACAATGCAAACTTATCCCTTGTCATAAAGAGAGAACTACTTTTTTTCATCATCCTTGCCTTGTCGCATCAGCGTATTTTTTAAAATCTGACCAAACAGCGCCGGTTTTATAGCTTGTCCTTCGGTGTTATCACGGTTGGATTCAGGTATTGGCATCTGATGTAATAAATTGATTTGCTGAGCAGTGACACCCAGTACCAGCCAGTTATCTTCAACTTCTACAATGACGACACGTTCACGTTGTCCCAGAGAGCAACTGGCTTTGATACTTAATTGTTGCTGAGTCTTCCCTTTGCTGGAAAACAGCCCCATACGGCGTATTAACCAAGTGAGGGTGAAAATTAATAGCAACACCCCCGCCAGTGCACTGCTGACCTGCATCAGTGTCTGACCTGCGGGAAGTGGTGCGGATGTGGCGACTTGAGTCGCCGTTTGGGTTTGCGCGGCAGGTTCTGCCGCGCCATTATGCAGCGAGGGCTGGAAAGCCATATTAACGACTCAGGCGACGCATACGTTCAGAAGGGGTGATGATATCGGTGATACGGATACCGTATTTATCGGATACAACCACAACTTCACCCTGAGCAATCAGATATCCATTGATTAAAATATCCAACGGCTCCCCGGCAAGGCCATCAAGGGAAACAACTGAACCTTGAGATAATCTCAGTAGCTGTTTGATGGTCATTTTTGTCCGGCCCAATTCTACGGATAATTTGACCGGAATATCCAAAATCAGGTCGATATCCGATAAGTGAGCCAGTGCATCCTGAGGCTCCAGAGATTCAAAAATTGCCGCGCTACTGTCAGAGGTTTGTTGTTGCGCGGCCTGTTGTTCCAGAGCTTCTGCCCACATATCTTCGGCAGATCCGGTTGCAGCGGTATCTGTGGGTTGCTTAGCATCACTCATTGGGCTGTTCCTCATCCAGAGCATTTAAAACTGGGTTAATAAGATGTTCGACTCGCAGGGCATATTGCCCATTTAATGTTCCGTACTGGCTGGTGAGCACGGGCACACCATCGACGTGAACGATCAGGCGTTCGGGTTTATCAATAGGTAAGATATCGCCCGGCTGAAGTTGCAGGATTTTTGACAGCCTCAGCGGGATATCAGCAAAGTTAGCGACCAATTCCAGCTCTGAATGCTGAACTTGTTTTACCAGACTCTCTCGCCACAGGCTGTCTTCTTGCCGGGCATTTTCCAATGGTGGATTGGTCAGACGTTCCCGTAGTGGTTCGATCATGGCAAACGGAATACAGATATTAAATTCACCACTCAACGCACCAATTTCCACTTGAAATGGCGTTGTCACCACAATATCGTTCGGTGATGTTGTAATGTTGGTGAATTTCACCTGCATTTCAGAGCGAATGTATTCCACTTCAATTTTGAAAATGGCGCTCCAGGCATCACGATAGGAATCCAGTGCCATACGTAACATCCGGTTAATCACTCGTTGCTCGGTATGGGTGAATTCTCGGCCCTCTACTTTGGTCGGGAAACGTCCATCTCCACCAAACAGGTTATCTACCGCGATGTAAACCAGACTGGGTGCGAATGCAAACAGTGCTGTCCCTCTCAACGGTTTCAGATGAACCAGATTAAGGTTGGTCGGTACTGCCAGATTGCGGGCGAATTCATGATAAGGCTGGATTTTTATTGCGCCGACGGTAATGTCAGGACTACGGCGGAGCATGTTAAACAACCCCATCCTGAAATGACGGGCAAAGCGTTCGTTAATAATTTCCAGTGCTTGCAGACGTTCCCGAATAACCCGGCGTTGGGTATTGGGATCATAAGGGCGAATCTCATTTTCCCCGGACGAGGTATTTTCTACGTCGTCACTGGCACTGTCGCCATTGAGCAGAGCATCAATCTCTGCCTGTGAAAGAATATTGTCACTCATGGTGATTATCGCAGAATAAACGTGGTAAACAGCACATCGGTGATGACCTGATCCGGTTCACCGGGTACCAAGGTTGGGCGAAGTGTTTGCTTGATGTCGTCCATCAGACGCAATTTACCGCTGTCATGAGCCAGATCGGCCGATTTTTGGCGTGATAATAGCAACAACATACGACTACGAACTTCCGGCAGATATTCGTGGAAGCGCTGGCGAGTTTTTTCATCGGCTAAACGTAAAGTCACACCAATGTAAAGCACTCGGTCAAAGTGATCTTCATTGTCGATCAGGTTGACGGTAAAAGGCTCCAGAGTCATAAAGACAGGGACTGCTATGGCTTTAGATGCCGCAGAGTCACTCTCTTTTGCCTGTTTAAGTGCCCACCAACTGTATCCCCCGATGGCGGTACCGATAACGGCAATCAGTACTAACAGTATCATCCCAAATGGATTTTTGCGTTTATGCTCGTAGCTATAGTCAGACATGGACAGACAAATTCCTGTTTTTGTTGCGGATAAGTGTCCACGCATTCCATGGTGGGCTGACTTATCCATCAATATCGATAATCATTATCCCGCGTATTTCCGCAGGCAATAGCTGGAACAAACGGGGAAAAAACGACTAACTCGTTCGTTTGTTATGAAGTTACTTGCTACTATCAGGCGAAAATATCCACACCTCCCCGGGCGGACGCGAGTTGATGAGGTGTTAAATGTACTGTGGATTCAGTGGCTGAGTGATTTTCTGAGGTGGCATCAGCATTGCGACTTGCGGTTCCGTCTGAATGTTGTGAACCAGCACGTTGTTCTTGTTGCCACGGACTCGCGTTGTCACTGCTGACACTGCTTTGGGTCAGTTGAATACCACTTTCTGCCAGTGCATGGCGAAGTCCAGGTAATGCCGCTTCCAGTGCCGCCCGGACATGGCTGTGAGCCGATGCCAGATGCAATTGCGCTTGATTATCTTCAACAGACATGCGGATTTGCAATGCGCCTAGCTCTTGTGGATGCAGGCGTAGCTCTGCCTGTTGCAGGCCATTGCGGTTAAATAAAATGATTTGTTGATTTAATTGTTGTTGCCACTCTTCACTACCCAATTGGGCATTCAGTAAGGGGGTAGAGGCACTGGATAACTGAAACTGGGCTGTCTGATTGTGTCCGGCGGAAAGCAGGGGAGAGGTTGCCACAGAGGAGATTTGCCCGGTTTGTTGATTTTCAGTGGCTGCTGGCGCGGGCTGGATCTCAGCTTGAGCGGTAGTTTGAGTGAGTGCTGATTCACGTGGATGAGTCGGAGTTGCAGTTTCATGTTGGATAGCTGCGGCAGCAATCTTGGGTTTTACCGAAGAATTTTGCCCAAGTCCGTTTTCAGGTTTGGTTTTAAAAAAGGCGTCTGCTTTTTCTTCTTCCTGTTTTGGTTGTTTTGCAATCGCTGTCAGAGGATTCTCTTCAGTCGATAATTCTATAACGACTAATTCTTTAACGCTAATTTGACGGTTTTTATCATTATGCTTAACGAGTCCGTCAGGTTGGAGGCTGGTTTTCTGGTTTTCTGGTTTGATGGCTAAACCGGATAATTGTATGGGTAAACTTGCCGCCAGCTCTTCTGCTGACATAAGTTTCTCATCAACAGCAACCGGTTGTTTATTTGTATCTGCTTTGACATCAAGAGGAATCAGCGAGGAGGTAATAGGCTCTGTTGGTATTTTATTTGAGGTAGATAATTCATTTGCGATAGACAGTTCGTTTGGGGCGGATAATTCGTTTGGGACGGATAATAGTGGCGACAAATCGTGGTCTGTATCATCTGTAACCTCTTCTTCTTTGGATGATACTTTTCCTGGTTTGACCCCGCCTTTCTGTGCCAGTTCGGTTTCCAGATTAAGAAACTGAGCAAAAGCCGAAGGTTGATCGGCATCAGTGAGTGAATTGCTGCGCGTTGGTTGATTTTCTGTCGGTTTCAGGTCGGCAGGCAAAAGAGTGAGATTCATTATTTATTTCTCCGTTGTACGCTACGTTGGGCATATTCATCCATCTGTTTCTGTTCCGTTCTGTTCTGATGTAATCTTCGGTTGTTATCTGCCCGTTGTTGCAAAGTATCGAAGGCATTGAGGCGCTGTTGTTTTTCCCGCCACTGTGATAAAGCCGTATCAAGCCGCTGTTGCCATTGATTGAGCTGCAATTTGTGCTGTTCAATCGCTTTTTCCAGCGTTTTCATGAATTGCTGATAATTTTGCCAAGTGGTACATGGCATACCATGACTCAGTGTGTCATTCAGGCGCTCCCGGTATTCATCTTGATAGCCCATCAACGTTGCGAGTTGTTGCTCCATTTGCTGATAGTTCTGACAAACTTGTGCCAGGTGAGTAGCGGCTTTTTCCACTGCATTTTGTGCAAGGTCACGCAAGGTTATGAGAGGTGATTGTTGCTGCATCTTATTCCTCGCTTTAATGGCAACACCCAGAAAATCGTTACGTTATGTAGGTAACAACTGTTGTAATTGAATGCAGGCAGCGTCATATTCACTACGTTCTTCAATATCTTGCTGTAGAAATTGTGCCATGTAGGGATAAAGCTCAATGGCTTTGTCTAGTAGCGGATCACTGCCCGCAGCATAAGCACCGACATTAATCAGATCACGGTTACGCTGATAGCTTGCGAGTCGTTGTTTGAACTGTTGTACCCGCCGGTAGTGCTGTTTATCAATGAGTGCGGTCATTGCGCGGCTGATAGACGCTTCAATATCAATCGCCGGGTAATGCCCTGATTCTGCCAGCGAACGGGAGAGGACGATATGACCATCCAGAATTGCCCGCGCGGCATCGGCTATCGGGTCTTGCTGATCATCACCTTCGGTGAGTACGGTGTAGAACGCGGTAATCGAGCCACCGCCATTCACCCCATTGCCTGCACGCTCTACGAGCGCCGGAAGTTTGGCGAAAACCGAAGGCGGGTAGCCTTTGGTTGCCGGAGGTTCGCCAATTGCCAGGGCAATTTCACGTTGCGCCATGCTGTAACGGGTCAATGAATCCATAATCAGCAATACATGTTTACCTCGGTCACGAAAATCTTCAGCGATACGGGTGGCGTAGGAGGCACCTTGCATGCGCAACAGCGGTGAGATATCGGCGGGTGCGGCGACAACCACTGAGCGGGCTAAACCAGCGGCACCAAGGATATTTTCAATGAAATCTTTAACTTCGCGGCCACGTTCACCGATCAAGCCAACGACAATCACATCAGCCTGTGTGTAACGTGCCATCATGCCAAGCAGAACACTCTTACCGACCCCGGAACCGGCAAACAACCCCATACGCTGCCCACGGCCTACGGTCAGTAGGGCATTAATCGCTCGCACACCGACATCCAGTACGTCGCTGATTGGTGTACGTTGCAGAGGATTGATTGGCGGCGTGGTGAGTGGGGCACGATAGCTGGTATCTGGCGAAGGAAAACCATCCAGTGGACGACCGGCACCATCCAAAACTCGTCCTAACAGTTCCGGGCCAAGCGGTAACTGGCGCCCACCGCCACAATCTTCACTGTACGGGCGGGCGTATACCCGGGCACCGGGTACAATCCCTTCCAGATCTTCAAGTGGCATAAGGAGAAGTTTTTCGCCATTAAAACCGACAACTTCACTTTCAACTTCTTCAATATTGCTGCCATTTTGTCGTTCAATCAGGCAGGTTGCCCCCAGAGGCAGATGTAAACCCGTTGCCTCCATCACCAGCCCGGTCGCTCTGGTCAGACGTCCATAACGACGCACTGGTGAGGTTTTCGCTAGTTTCTGCTCAAAAGTATCCAGTGTCGCCAGCCAGCGCCCGAGTCTTGCGGTCATTACAATTCCCCCGGTGCGGCCAGCCGGCACAACTCATGCCAGCGGGTGGCCAAACTAGCATCTAAATCGCCTTCATCTGCACTGATTTTGCAACCACCAGGATGCAGTTTGTTATCTGCCAGTAAGCGCCAGCCGTGTAGTGAGAGCGTATTGCCTAATTGTTGTTCAACCATTGGCATATCTCGTGGATGAACCCGCAATTGGGGTTTACCACTCAACATCGGCTCCTGTTGAATAAATTCACGGATCTGATTGAGCAGGGCAGTGCCATCACAAATCGCAGGCTGACCTAAGATCTGTTTTGCAGCGGTCAGTGACAGTTGCATCAAGCGGGAGGCAATGATCGTGTCAAGCCCTTCGAGTGAATGCTGGAAATCGGCCAGCAGATTTTGCCACTGCTCGGTGATAGGTTGCTGCTGCTGAATAGCCTCTTTTCGCCCCTGTTCCAGACCAGCCTCTAAGCCAGCTTGGTAACCTTGTTCATAACCTTGCGCTTGACCCTCGGTAAATCCCTGTTCATGGCCTGTCTGCCGTGCCTGTTCTTTCAGATTATCCAGCATTGCCGCTTGTTCAAGGATTTCATTACGCTCTGACTCTTCCTGTGAGTCATCAACGGGCTCGGGTTTGGCCCGTAGTTTTTCCCACTGTGTGAGCTCGTTTGGTTTCCAGGGTTGCCAGTCAGCATGGTTTAACTTATCAGACATAGCTATCGTCGCCACCATTTAGGATAATCTCACCGCTTTCTGCCAGACGGCGAACAATAAGCAGAATCGCTTTCTGTTCGTTCTCCACTTGCGACATCCGCACCGGACCACGGTTTGCCAGGTCATCGCGCATAATCTCTGCGGCACGTTGAGACATATTGTTGAGGAAATGATCGCGTAGTTGCTGGTTGCAGCCTTTCAGTGCAATGAGCAGGGAGTCAGTGGTGATTTCCTGCAACAGACGCTGGATACTGCGGTCATCCACATCGATAAGGTTTTCGAACAGGAACATTTCATCGATGATTTTTTGCGCCAGTTCGTTATCGTAGGCACGCATGGCTTCGATAACATTCTCTTCCTGCTGACTTTTCATCAGGTTGATAATTTCAGCCGCAGTACGAACGCCACCCATTTTGCTACGTTTGAGATTTTGGCCGTCTAACAGGTTATTGAGTACTTCTGTCAGTTCAGCCAGTGCCGCCGGCTGTACACCCCCGAAAGTCGCGATACGTAGCATGATGTCGTTGCGTAATTTGTCATCAAACAGCGCAAGGATATCGGCTGCTTGTCCGCGATTTAAATGAACCAGAATGGTGGCGATAATCTGTGGATGCTCTTCACGGATCATATCGGCTGCCATTTGAGGTTCCATAAAGTTGAGGGTCTCAATACCGGTGGTGGTTTCACGGGATTCGAGAATATCCTCAAGCAGACTGGAAGCGCGTTCTTCTCCTAGCGCTTTAATTAACACCGAACGCAAATAGTCACTGGCATTGATACTCAGTGCCGCATACTGGCCGGCATCTTCTTCAAACTCTGCCAAGACATCCACCAGTTGCTGGTTAGAAATTTGGCGCATACCTGCCATTGTGATACTGAGTTGCTGGACTTCCCTGGAGTTCAGGTGTTTAAACACCTCGGCCGCTTGATCTTCTCCCAGGGTCATTAACATGACGGCGCTTTTTTCTGTTCCGTTCAGGCTCATTGTTCGTTACTCATCCATTGACGGATCACCAGCGCCACTACGCGAGGATCTTTTTCTGCCAGCTCACGAATGCGTTGGCTTTGAATTTCAGCACTGACTCGTTGACGTGTCAGTTTCTGGCGCGTTTTTTCATCCATTTCCGCACTCGATTCAGTCACTTGTCTTTTCTGAACTTTCTGTGCGTCGAGGGCGGCTTTTTCTGCGGCGCGTTTTTTGGCAAGTTGAGGCACCACCATTTTGCGCCACAGCAGCCATGCCACCAGAATCAATAGCAGGTAGCGGCCAAAATCGAAGGCTTTTTCTAACAGAACCGGGTTCTGCCAGACAGGAATAACCTCGATATTTTCTTTGCTTTCAGTAAATGGTGTATTAACCACATTCAAGCTGTCGCCACGCTCTTTAGAAAAGCCCATCGCTTCTCTGGTCAGCGCTTCTATTTTTGTCAATTGCTCAGGGGTTAGGGCCTGAGTTTCCGGGCCATTTTTGCCTTCTACCGTGACATAATTGACGACAACGGCGACGGATAAGCGTTCAACACCACCGGCTTGTTGTTGCACATGGCGAATAGTCCGGTCCACTTCATAGTTTGTGGTTTCATCACGGCGGTTATTGCGATTACTGTTAACCGTGCGCTCATTACTGTTACCGGCGGATGATGCTTTCTTATCGCTCTTGTCGTTTTTATTGTTCTCTTTGGTGTTTGGTTTATCAATCGGCGCACTCGGTGGTGAGCTCGGTTGATTGGAAAGCGCACCGGGAATACCGCCAACCTGAGGGCCGCCACTCTGCTCACTTTCACTCAACTGTTTTGAGCGAACCGCAGCCTGATTCGGGGGTTGGTTAGGTTTATATTCTTCTGCCGTCTCTTCACGGCGTGAAAAATCCACCTGCGCTGTCACCTGTGCGTGAACGTTACCACGACCGACAACCGGGGTTAGAATCGTTTCGATACGATGCTGGAAGCGATTTTCCACTTCCTGAATGTATTT is from Photorhabdus laumondii subsp. laumondii and encodes:
- the fliG gene encoding flagellar motor switch protein FliG — encoded protein: MSLNGTEKSAVMLMTLGEDQAAEVFKHLNSREVQQLSITMAGMRQISNQQLVDVLAEFEEDAGQYAALSINASDYLRSVLIKALGEERASSLLEDILESRETTTGIETLNFMEPQMAADMIREEHPQIIATILVHLNRGQAADILALFDDKLRNDIMLRIATFGGVQPAALAELTEVLNNLLDGQNLKRSKMGGVRTAAEIINLMKSQQEENVIEAMRAYDNELAQKIIDEMFLFENLIDVDDRSIQRLLQEITTDSLLIALKGCNQQLRDHFLNNMSQRAAEIMRDDLANRGPVRMSQVENEQKAILLIVRRLAESGEIILNGGDDSYV
- the fliN gene encoding flagellar motor switch protein FliN, with product MSDAKQPTDTAATGSAEDMWAEALEQQAAQQQTSDSSAAIFESLEPQDALAHLSDIDLILDIPVKLSVELGRTKMTIKQLLRLSQGSVVSLDGLAGEPLDILINGYLIAQGEVVVVSDKYGIRITDIITPSERMRRLSR
- the fliO gene encoding flagellar biosynthetic protein FliO codes for the protein MAFQPSLHNGAAEPAAQTQTATQVATSAPLPAGQTLMQVSSALAGVLLLIFTLTWLIRRMGLFSSKGKTQQQLSIKASCSLGQRERVVIVEVEDNWLVLGVTAQQINLLHQMPIPESNRDNTEGQAIKPALFGQILKNTLMRQGKDDEKK
- a CDS encoding flagellar hook-length control protein FliK, whose amino-acid sequence is MNLTLLPADLKPTENQPTRSNSLTDADQPSAFAQFLNLETELAQKGGVKPGKVSSKEEEVTDDTDHDLSPLLSVPNELSAPNELSIANELSTSNKIPTEPITSSLIPLDVKADTNKQPVAVDEKLMSAEELAASLPIQLSGLAIKPENQKTSLQPDGLVKHNDKNRQISVKELVVIELSTEENPLTAIAKQPKQEEEKADAFFKTKPENGLGQNSSVKPKIAAAAIQHETATPTHPRESALTQTTAQAEIQPAPAATENQQTGQISSVATSPLLSAGHNQTAQFQLSSASTPLLNAQLGSEEWQQQLNQQIILFNRNGLQQAELRLHPQELGALQIRMSVEDNQAQLHLASAHSHVRAALEAALPGLRHALAESGIQLTQSSVSSDNASPWQQEQRAGSQHSDGTASRNADATSENHSATESTVHLTPHQLASARGGVDIFA
- the fliH gene encoding flagellar assembly protein FliH, whose translation is MSDKLNHADWQPWKPNELTQWEKLRAKPEPVDDSQEESERNEILEQAAMLDNLKEQARQTGHEQGFTEGQAQGYEQGYQAGLEAGLEQGRKEAIQQQQPITEQWQNLLADFQHSLEGLDTIIASRLMQLSLTAAKQILGQPAICDGTALLNQIREFIQQEPMLSGKPQLRVHPRDMPMVEQQLGNTLSLHGWRLLADNKLHPGGCKISADEGDLDASLATRWHELCRLAAPGEL
- the fliR gene encoding flagellar biosynthetic protein FliR; the encoded protein is MISFNSEMLIQFVSEFFWPLVRVLALFSTAPLFSEKQAPKKVKIGLAVMVTLLLMPNLQPAQVPIFSVTAFWVMLQQILIGASLGLTMQIAFAAVRYAGEVIGLQMGLSFATFFDPSGGPNMPILARIFNLLTLLLFLAFDGHLWLLSVLADTFQILPIQPLQLSAQGFLLLAQSASMIFINGMMLALPLITLLLTLNLSLGILNRMTPQLSIFVVGFPLTLTTGILVLTLLIPMLAPFTERMFSELFNRLAVIISGMVI
- the fliF gene encoding flagellar basal-body MS-ring/collar protein FliF; this translates as MSAATTDVENQTKGFSAIINQIKADPKVPLLVAGSAAVAIVIALFLWLRSPDYRVLYSNLSDKDGGDIVTQLTQLNIPYRFAENGAAIMIPAEQVHETRLRLAQQGLPKGGAAGFELLDKEKFGISQFSEQVNYQRALEGELSRTIESLGPVQNARVHLALPKPSLFVREQKSPSASVTVGLLQGRTLDEGQINAIVHMVSSSVAGLPPGNVTIVDQTGRLLTQADATGRDLNTSQLKYIQEVENRFQHRIETILTPVVGRGNVHAQVTAQVDFSRREETAEEYKPNQPPNQAAVRSKQLSESEQSGGPQVGGIPGALSNQPSSPPSAPIDKPNTKENNKNDKSDKKASSAGNSNERTVNSNRNNRRDETTNYEVDRTIRHVQQQAGGVERLSVAVVVNYVTVEGKNGPETQALTPEQLTKIEALTREAMGFSKERGDSLNVVNTPFTESKENIEVIPVWQNPVLLEKAFDFGRYLLLILVAWLLWRKMVVPQLAKKRAAEKAALDAQKVQKRQVTESSAEMDEKTRQKLTRQRVSAEIQSQRIRELAEKDPRVVALVIRQWMSNEQ
- the fliJ gene encoding flagellar export protein FliJ; this encodes MQQQSPLITLRDLAQNAVEKAATHLAQVCQNYQQMEQQLATLMGYQDEYRERLNDTLSHGMPCTTWQNYQQFMKTLEKAIEQHKLQLNQWQQRLDTALSQWREKQQRLNAFDTLQQRADNNRRLHQNRTEQKQMDEYAQRSVQRRNK
- the fliL gene encoding flagellar basal body-associated protein FliL, producing MSDYSYEHKRKNPFGMILLVLIAVIGTAIGGYSWWALKQAKESDSAASKAIAVPVFMTLEPFTVNLIDNEDHFDRVLYIGVTLRLADEKTRQRFHEYLPEVRSRMLLLLSRQKSADLAHDSGKLRLMDDIKQTLRPTLVPGEPDQVITDVLFTTFILR
- the fliQ gene encoding flagellar biosynthesis protein FliQ, whose amino-acid sequence is MTPESVMALGTEAMKVALALAAPLLLAALLCGLIVSLLQAATQVNEMTLSFIPKILAVFVTTVIAGPWMLNLFLDYMRELYSSIPVIIG
- the fliM gene encoding flagellar motor switch protein FliM, whose amino-acid sequence is MSDNILSQAEIDALLNGDSASDDVENTSSGENEIRPYDPNTQRRVIRERLQALEIINERFARHFRMGLFNMLRRSPDITVGAIKIQPYHEFARNLAVPTNLNLVHLKPLRGTALFAFAPSLVYIAVDNLFGGDGRFPTKVEGREFTHTEQRVINRMLRMALDSYRDAWSAIFKIEVEYIRSEMQVKFTNITTSPNDIVVTTPFQVEIGALSGEFNICIPFAMIEPLRERLTNPPLENARQEDSLWRESLVKQVQHSELELVANFADIPLRLSKILQLQPGDILPIDKPERLIVHVDGVPVLTSQYGTLNGQYALRVEHLINPVLNALDEEQPNE
- the fliI gene encoding flagellar protein export ATPase FliI, which encodes MTARLGRWLATLDTFEQKLAKTSPVRRYGRLTRATGLVMEATGLHLPLGATCLIERQNGSNIEEVESEVVGFNGEKLLLMPLEDLEGIVPGARVYARPYSEDCGGGRQLPLGPELLGRVLDGAGRPLDGFPSPDTSYRAPLTTPPINPLQRTPISDVLDVGVRAINALLTVGRGQRMGLFAGSGVGKSVLLGMMARYTQADVIVVGLIGERGREVKDFIENILGAAGLARSVVVAAPADISPLLRMQGASYATRIAEDFRDRGKHVLLIMDSLTRYSMAQREIALAIGEPPATKGYPPSVFAKLPALVERAGNGVNGGGSITAFYTVLTEGDDQQDPIADAARAILDGHIVLSRSLAESGHYPAIDIEASISRAMTALIDKQHYRRVQQFKQRLASYQRNRDLINVGAYAAGSDPLLDKAIELYPYMAQFLQQDIEERSEYDAACIQLQQLLPT
- the fliP gene encoding flagellar type III secretion system pore protein FliP (The bacterial flagellar biogenesis protein FliP forms a type III secretion system (T3SS)-type pore required for flagellar assembly.), which translates into the protein MILAALILPMDAAAQLPGIISQPLANGGQSWSLPVQTLVFITALTFIPAALLMMTSFTRIIIVLGLLRNALGTPSAPPNQVLLGLALFMTFFIMSPVFDKVYQDAYLPFSEDKISLETALENGAKPLRQFMLRQTRENDLALFARLADQPPFETADSVPMRVLMPAFITSELKTAFQIGFTLFIPFLIIDLVVASVLMALGMMMVPPATISLPFKLMLFVLVDGWQLLLGSLAQSFYG